Proteins from a genomic interval of Calorimonas adulescens:
- the fliG gene encoding flagellar motor switch protein FliG gives MAKTRTGLSGKEKAAMLLIALGPEASAQVMKHLREDEIEELTLEIANINKVDPEDKKKIIDEFYQLCVAQEYISEGGIEYAREVLEKALGTQRAIEIINSLTTSLQVKPFDFVRKTDPSQVLNFIQNEHPQTIALVLSYLRPDQAAVILSALPQDRQVDVAKRIARLNSASPEVIKEVERILEKKLSTLVSQDYTTTGGIQTIVDILNASDRSTEKNILDNLEVNDVELAEEIKKRMFVFEDIVHLDNRSIQRVLREVDNHDLALALKGASEDVAKVLYANISKRLAEMIQEDIQYMGPVRLRDVEEAQQRIVNIIRSLEDAGEIIISRGGGDEIIV, from the coding sequence GTGGCAAAGACAAGGACTGGCTTGAGTGGTAAGGAGAAAGCTGCTATGCTTCTCATAGCGCTGGGCCCAGAGGCATCAGCCCAGGTAATGAAACATTTAAGAGAAGACGAGATTGAGGAGTTAACACTGGAAATTGCAAATATTAACAAAGTGGATCCTGAAGACAAAAAGAAGATAATAGACGAATTTTATCAGCTGTGTGTGGCACAGGAGTATATATCTGAGGGTGGTATTGAATATGCCCGAGAGGTCCTTGAAAAGGCACTGGGCACGCAGAGGGCAATTGAGATAATAAATAGCCTTACTACCAGCCTCCAGGTGAAGCCTTTTGATTTTGTTAGGAAGACTGACCCCTCACAGGTGTTGAACTTTATACAGAATGAACATCCACAGACCATAGCTCTGGTGCTGTCCTATTTAAGGCCGGACCAAGCAGCTGTTATCCTTTCTGCGCTTCCACAGGATAGGCAGGTAGATGTGGCAAAAAGAATTGCCAGATTGAATAGTGCTTCACCGGAGGTAATCAAAGAGGTAGAAAGAATTTTGGAGAAAAAACTATCCACACTGGTTTCACAGGACTATACAACAACGGGTGGTATTCAAACAATTGTGGATATTTTGAATGCTTCAGACAGGAGTACTGAGAAAAATATTTTAGATAACCTTGAGGTTAATGACGTGGAACTGGCTGAAGAGATAAAAAAACGTATGTTTGTGTTTGAGGACATTGTACATCTGGACAACAGGTCTATACAGCGAGTATTGAGAGAAGTAGATAATCATGACCTTGCCCTTGCACTTAAAGGCGCCAGTGAAGATGTTGCTAAGGTGTTATATGCCAATATATCGAAGAGGCTGGCAGAGATGATCCAGGAAGATATACAATACATGGGCCCAGTACGTTTGCGGGATGTGGAAGAGGCTCAGCAGCGGATTGTAAATATCATACGTTCACTGGAAGATGCTGGTGAAATCATTATCTCAA